One genomic region from Salipiger sp. CCB-MM3 encodes:
- a CDS encoding DUF6361 family protein, which translates to MTVAHKGFFDLSALGWVSFGKAEAEAVQTLIGALSDSEARDELGLGSIRDGFSDLLFPGTSTVQTRLRYFLFLPQIFRELDLKRGDRKTRLREGEAALITRLQSLPEADTWLLIGSEAGEKLKRMPSAVYWGGLGLWGVRSPAFARAGIGEVLDRMAEGEACWEECPSIAASDSRGFALTCEEADWISDRCSSIRHGGTLLGYLMARAGKLKEHRDLGSLAEIDLPPSMQQVLNHALAFAETMHGAALLYNLMLAEHFSHDAQEVHANELRKWRQREQFGLPTSARDLIAPLLKQGPLVGFNPKQPTLRFIDDWIGVMGEPEGPAARALITRREIETKGSRARLRFVPQDYRWNGSSGAGQIQYRWGVVRRYLDDMAAAA; encoded by the coding sequence ATGACTGTGGCGCATAAGGGGTTCTTCGATTTGTCTGCATTGGGTTGGGTCTCCTTCGGAAAGGCCGAGGCGGAAGCCGTCCAGACTCTCATCGGGGCATTGAGCGACAGCGAGGCTCGCGATGAGCTAGGCTTGGGTTCTATCCGTGACGGTTTCTCTGATCTGCTCTTCCCGGGCACGAGCACGGTGCAGACCCGTCTGCGCTATTTCCTCTTCCTGCCGCAGATCTTTCGGGAGCTTGACCTCAAGCGGGGTGATCGCAAGACGCGGCTGCGCGAGGGAGAGGCGGCGTTGATCACGCGCCTGCAGTCGCTGCCCGAGGCTGATACGTGGTTGCTGATCGGCTCGGAGGCAGGAGAGAAGCTGAAGCGAATGCCGAGTGCGGTCTATTGGGGCGGCTTGGGGCTCTGGGGCGTCCGCAGCCCGGCATTCGCTCGCGCCGGGATCGGTGAGGTGCTTGATCGAATGGCCGAGGGGGAGGCTTGCTGGGAGGAGTGCCCGAGCATCGCCGCGAGCGACTCGCGGGGATTTGCTCTCACGTGCGAAGAGGCGGATTGGATTTCGGACCGCTGTTCTTCTATCCGTCACGGCGGGACGCTGTTGGGCTATCTCATGGCCCGTGCCGGGAAGCTGAAGGAACATCGGGACCTGGGGTCGCTGGCAGAGATCGACCTGCCACCGTCGATGCAGCAAGTCCTCAATCATGCACTGGCGTTTGCGGAAACGATGCATGGCGCGGCGCTTCTTTACAACCTGATGCTGGCCGAGCATTTCAGCCATGATGCACAGGAGGTCCATGCGAATGAACTCCGGAAATGGCGACAACGAGAGCAGTTTGGTCTGCCGACCTCGGCCCGCGATCTGATTGCGCCGCTTCTCAAGCAGGGACCGTTGGTGGGCTTTAATCCGAAGCAGCCAACTCTGCGCTTCATCGATGACTGGATCGGGGTGATGGGCGAGCCTGAAGGCCCCGCTGCCCGGGCGCTGATCACCCGGCGTGAGATCGAAACCAAAGGCAGCCGTGCCCGGTTGCGTTTCGTCCCGCAGGACTATCGCTGGAATGGAAGTTCAGGGGCGGGACAAATTCAGTATCGCTGGGGTGTCGTGCGCCGCTATCTCGATGACATGGCGGCAGCGGCGTGA
- a CDS encoding tyrosine-type recombinase/integrase has translation MRQAGAPAFLSVSLRTQILSEAVKRSADLLSAIEAGEKRVLEQIQNASANDVQVKAMLRELVRRAIAGLVARQESEMPIANSDTYLDGIAAETRQIVAAQRNRDWAMAEHFAAGVAAENGIEASALVTPQIARQVLALMRQLHDLSTEVERDFSDPLHVGRHLILRHDLAATPEAFNPPMRVSDAVEKACDEAPRDTESKIRVMGKLAIAFFGDIPVASISLEQSFTFLHAVWMLPKGWGKGHGRNGPDQVGRDLCPLEETRQADEKDAHVLAEIMSLEHLSVPDKRRRLVLELTPRLTDGYLFVHRDMLNRIFRAALGRSRVGRDLDDGHRVIPSHAQLKRRLYKWHKDQKTACGLPKRVSRPKRRLSWSLEHVAQLLGSPIYLGSKSKKQRWRKATASDRHIVRDAIYWVPLIMLTMGVRPEEILQAAVRDVVRRDGVLCIFFGEEEDIILKTEQSRRILPVPKILLNLGFREWVVSKLQAGDTWLFPEIQPDKNHGRRSQIFGDRFRTLLKHLKLLCNREDLYAMRRTLSSKLMHAGTDTGTRQKILGHLEGTTVDRYYSDHGLLELRKILDSVDYGFVVGRDRRHAFPVITGTSTLLLPSLDVDVALTDAGDLAALQLRDSETDEVLFEAAVAGRKAPSGYPWNDCAPLQAAEIAKKIVTLARDHAITFPASEEATSALEHLLILAEEPPSQFPEAVSGPVAPTEHAAVEAATDINVAADMSPDADRGTLAAGDIVVCAFPSSRPGTVAPAPRPCLVVNVRTLAGRTHLDLAWGGPLTAASPAPYELAVSQPAELATARVDIPTRFNLRRRVLVSEDCHAVLQKRLGRIPPAAALRLRDCLTFAGDVSPVPLEEARSPARPLTIERRRSKSVRSQYGR, from the coding sequence TTGCGTCAGGCGGGGGCGCCCGCGTTTCTGTCGGTTTCCCTGCGCACACAAATTCTCTCCGAAGCGGTCAAACGGTCTGCCGACCTGCTGTCCGCCATCGAGGCAGGAGAGAAAAGAGTGCTCGAACAAATTCAGAACGCGTCGGCAAACGACGTCCAGGTCAAGGCGATGCTGCGGGAGCTTGTGCGACGTGCCATCGCAGGGCTGGTCGCGCGGCAGGAAAGCGAAATGCCGATCGCCAATTCCGACACCTATCTTGATGGCATTGCCGCCGAGACACGCCAGATCGTCGCGGCGCAGCGCAATCGGGACTGGGCCATGGCGGAGCATTTTGCCGCGGGTGTCGCTGCAGAGAATGGGATCGAGGCATCCGCCTTGGTCACGCCGCAGATCGCGCGGCAGGTCCTCGCGCTCATGCGCCAACTCCATGACCTCTCGACAGAAGTTGAGCGGGACTTTTCAGACCCTCTTCATGTTGGACGTCACCTGATTCTCCGCCACGATCTGGCCGCCACGCCCGAAGCTTTCAACCCCCCGATGCGCGTCTCGGACGCCGTCGAGAAGGCATGCGATGAAGCCCCGCGCGACACCGAGAGCAAGATCCGCGTGATGGGTAAGCTTGCGATCGCCTTTTTCGGCGATATCCCGGTCGCCTCAATTTCACTCGAGCAATCCTTCACGTTCCTCCATGCCGTATGGATGTTGCCGAAAGGGTGGGGCAAAGGGCACGGCCGAAATGGACCCGATCAGGTCGGGCGCGATCTCTGCCCGCTCGAAGAGACTCGCCAGGCGGACGAGAAGGATGCTCATGTTCTGGCCGAGATCATGAGCCTCGAGCACCTTTCGGTGCCGGACAAGCGTCGCAGGCTGGTGCTCGAGCTCACGCCACGATTGACCGACGGATATCTCTTTGTGCACCGCGACATGCTTAACCGCATCTTTCGCGCGGCTCTCGGCAGGTCACGTGTCGGTCGCGACCTTGACGACGGCCATCGGGTCATCCCTTCGCACGCTCAACTCAAGCGGCGTCTCTACAAGTGGCACAAGGACCAGAAGACGGCCTGCGGCCTGCCAAAGCGGGTCTCGCGACCGAAGCGGCGCTTGTCCTGGTCTCTGGAGCATGTTGCTCAGCTTCTCGGCTCGCCAATCTATCTTGGGAGCAAGTCGAAGAAGCAGCGCTGGCGCAAAGCAACTGCGAGCGATCGGCATATTGTGCGCGACGCCATTTATTGGGTCCCGCTCATCATGTTGACCATGGGGGTGCGACCTGAGGAAATCCTTCAAGCGGCGGTGCGCGATGTCGTCCGGCGCGACGGCGTGCTCTGCATTTTCTTCGGTGAGGAAGAAGACATCATCCTGAAGACCGAACAGTCCCGACGCATCCTGCCGGTCCCGAAGATCTTGCTGAACCTTGGATTTCGTGAGTGGGTCGTTTCGAAACTGCAAGCGGGAGACACCTGGCTGTTCCCGGAAATTCAGCCGGACAAGAATCACGGCCGTCGCTCGCAGATTTTCGGCGACCGGTTTCGGACGCTGCTGAAGCACCTGAAATTGCTTTGCAACCGGGAAGACCTCTACGCGATGCGCCGAACCTTGTCCTCAAAGCTCATGCACGCTGGAACAGATACTGGCACCCGGCAGAAAATCCTGGGGCACCTCGAGGGCACCACGGTCGACAGGTACTACTCGGACCATGGCCTCCTGGAATTGCGCAAGATCCTCGATTCGGTCGACTACGGGTTCGTCGTGGGCCGTGATCGGCGGCATGCGTTCCCTGTCATCACAGGGACATCGACACTGCTGTTGCCGTCGCTGGATGTTGACGTTGCGTTGACAGATGCCGGCGACCTTGCTGCGCTCCAACTCCGAGATTCAGAGACGGATGAGGTGCTCTTCGAGGCTGCTGTTGCCGGTCGGAAGGCGCCGAGCGGTTACCCTTGGAACGACTGCGCGCCGCTTCAAGCTGCCGAGATCGCAAAAAAGATTGTCACTCTGGCGCGGGACCACGCGATCACGTTCCCGGCCAGCGAAGAGGCCACGTCAGCGCTCGAGCACCTGCTGATCCTGGCAGAGGAGCCGCCCAGCCAGTTTCCCGAGGCCGTTTCCGGGCCGGTCGCTCCGACCGAGCATGCCGCCGTGGAAGCCGCGACAGATATCAATGTTGCGGCGGACATGTCACCGGACGCAGATCGAGGGACCCTGGCTGCGGGTGATATTGTTGTGTGCGCCTTCCCATCCTCGCGCCCCGGGACAGTGGCCCCCGCACCGAGGCCCTGCCTTGTTGTGAATGTCCGCACCCTGGCCGGACGGACTCATCTCGATCTGGCCTGGGGCGGTCCCCTGACCGCCGCGAGCCCGGCACCCTATGAGCTTGCGGTGTCGCAGCCCGCGGAACTCGCAACAGCCCGAGTGGACATTCCGACACGCTTCAATCTCCGGCGTCGCGTTCTTGTCTCCGAAGATTGCCACGCAGTCCTGCAAAAGCGCCTGGGGCGCATTCCTCCCGCGGCTGCCTTGCGCCTGCGCGACTGCCTGACTTTCGCCGGAGATGTCTCTCCCGTGCCTCTTGAGGAGGCACGGTCCCCCGCGAGACCGCTGACCATCGAGCGGCGCCGCAGCAAGTCTGTGCGCTCGCAATACGGGCGCTGA
- a CDS encoding sensor histidine kinase: MFVFPSVSGQPDDYEFSDGLLFRLNPDLGGSGKIRAYAQKTKPGWYKIDYNYSMFVHKSAEFGLIRFVGLLPNGDKPLAGLGEKHPFSKKEIESYVESLVDGERLNRDRIKDEISLLIHDLRRFSTSIYQNAVATKKAIFDGDSGEAEIRIENTLAAQAMLGIRTDILDFTESRGVELEDSNIPVYRRFDKVVKSFQPGCRLKNIELAISGSSHSLVRGPDCAEIIAYILIDNALKYSPLNHNIGVRVDESKEHVSISITSLGPVMSENELPRIFEKGFRSASARLLDSGGTGYGLFLAKSLVARFHGEIRCRQFGEVTNTNKGAFQDTAFEVIFPISEFRAAPVYQHQERKGPPRQLSPARKPSVVQPRRGASATKKTKVARGNTPSAGVTLAKEPVQKRKNKPRRGRRRVKPTGSD, translated from the coding sequence ATGTTTGTGTTTCCTTCTGTATCTGGTCAACCTGACGATTACGAATTTTCTGACGGGCTTCTCTTTAGGCTCAACCCCGACCTTGGAGGCTCTGGAAAGATAAGAGCATACGCGCAAAAAACGAAGCCGGGATGGTACAAGATTGACTACAACTATAGCATGTTTGTTCATAAAAGCGCCGAATTTGGGCTCATTAGGTTTGTGGGTTTGCTGCCGAATGGAGACAAACCTTTAGCTGGACTTGGAGAGAAGCATCCTTTCTCCAAGAAAGAAATAGAGAGCTACGTAGAGAGCCTCGTTGACGGTGAGAGGCTGAACCGTGACCGCATCAAGGATGAGATTTCCCTATTAATTCACGACCTAAGGAGGTTCTCAACCTCAATATATCAGAATGCAGTCGCGACAAAGAAGGCGATCTTTGATGGAGATAGCGGTGAAGCGGAGATTAGAATAGAAAACACTCTCGCAGCTCAAGCCATGCTTGGAATAAGAACTGACATTCTTGACTTCACTGAGAGTCGCGGCGTTGAGCTAGAGGATTCAAATATACCTGTCTACAGAAGGTTTGACAAAGTCGTGAAAAGCTTTCAGCCTGGATGCAGACTGAAAAATATCGAACTGGCAATCTCAGGGTCATCTCACAGCCTTGTTCGCGGGCCGGATTGCGCCGAGATCATTGCGTACATCTTAATTGATAACGCCCTAAAGTACTCGCCACTAAATCACAACATCGGCGTTCGGGTTGATGAGTCTAAAGAACATGTATCTATTTCGATCACATCTCTCGGACCGGTTATGTCAGAGAACGAACTGCCTCGAATATTTGAGAAGGGGTTCCGAAGTGCTTCTGCTAGATTGCTGGATTCCGGAGGCACCGGATATGGGCTCTTTCTAGCCAAGTCTTTGGTTGCCAGATTTCATGGGGAAATCAGGTGCAGGCAATTCGGTGAAGTGACCAACACAAACAAGGGTGCATTTCAGGACACTGCCTTTGAGGTGATATTCCCTATATCGGAGTTTCGCGCGGCTCCGGTGTATCAACACCAGGAGAGAAAGGGCCCTCCTAGACAGCTCTCGCCCGCTAGAAAACCTTCAGTGGTGCAGCCAAGACGCGGAGCGTCCGCTACCAAAAAGACTAAGGTTGCGCGAGGCAATACACCATCTGCGGGCGTCACTCTCGCCAAAGAACCTGTGCAAAAGCGAAAGAACAAGCCTCGGAGAGGACGAAGAAGGGTTAAACCTACTGGCTCTGATTGA